tgtgtgtgtgtgtgtgtgtgcatgggcgtgtgcatgtgtgtacatgtatgacACACGCTGAAGAGAGGAAGGGGTTCCATGGGGGTGTTGTTGACCTGAGGGGCTGTTAGCCTGGTGGCCTGCAGCCACATCCTCCTTCCTGCTGGCCAAATGGACGAGGTTCATTTGCAGGAGAAAACGAGGCCAACAGAGAGAGAGCCAAGACACGGAGCGAGAGTGTCTTGGTCTGTTCATGCTGCTAACAAAAtcccttagactgggtaatttgtaaacagCACAAATACATtgcttacaattctggaggttggaagttcaagatcacaGCACCAGCAGGTCTGGCGACTGATGAGaatgctctctgcttccaagatggtgtctGGTTGCTATGTTCTGTCCTCACTTGGCGGAAGGGGCGGAAGGGCAAAAGTGGCCTAGCTAGTTTcctccagcccttttataagggcactaatcccatccatgagggAGGCCCTCATGACTCAGTCACCTGcccaaggccccatctcttaatccattacatttcagtatATGAATTCTGGAGCgatatgtttattcaaatgatagcagagagacagagaggaagagagagagagaaggaaagtggCAGAAACATCTGATAAACCCACAATTGCAGCTCATGAGGAAATAAAATGACCACAAGTTTCACCATATATCAATAGAATGCTTcccgtgtatgtatgtgtgtgtgcacatgtgtgtgcctgtgcatgcatgtgtgcatgcatgtgtgcatgcatgtgcctcTGGAGCCAGCCCGAGGTACCACCCTGCTGGTAGCTTCCTTTCTGCTGGTAACTAGCGTGGGTCCCATCTTTGCCCCTTACCACTGAAAGAGTTCTGAGCAATACGAGAGCTTGCAGACTGGCTCCGTGCTTTCTGATCATACGGCTGGCTTTCAGCAAGTCTTTACACGGCCAAGCTCACAGGTCATTAAAGTAAACTTGCACTCAGTAGTTTGCAAAATATGAGTTTTTAGGCAGAAAACAGCATCCATGTCAGGCTGTTCAAATTGTAAGCTTTTGGACAGCCATCAGTCAAATAAAGTCAAATATTGGcttctgtgtaacaaaccaccccaagcTGAATTGGGTAAGATGAAGCAGCCACTATTTTATTATGCTTGCGGAGCTGGAGGTCAGGAATTCACGCAGGACGCAATGGAGTGGCTTTGATTCTGTTCCATGTTGTCTGGGGTCAAATGGGACGGTGCCAACACTAAGGGGACTTGAAGCTGGACCATCACATATGTGGGCTGAGCCGGGCTCAGTGGTGACTGTCGACCAAAGCACGAGCTCGTGGCCTCCTGTGTGGCTTGGGTTTCTCCCAGCATGATGACCAGGCTCGGAAAGGGAGCTTCTTGAGTCAGAATGTCAGGTGAGGCCACTGGCCTGTGCTGTCCAGCCTCCAAACACACCTGGCCTCACTGCCACTGCCTGCTATTGAAAGCAGTCACAGCTGGTCCAGGTTTGGCAGTGGGGGTAAGGGGTAGAGACCCCACCTCTCAATGGGAAGAGGGTTAGTGTGGGTAGGGGGTACAGACCCCACGTCTCGATGGGAAGAGGGGCAGTGGGGGTAGGGGGTAGAGACCCCACGTCTTGATGGGAAGAGGGGCAGTGGGGGTAGGGGGTAGAGACCTTGCCTCTCGATGGGAAGAGGGGCAGTGGGGGTAGGGGGTAGAGATCCCACGTCTCGATGGGAAGAGGGGCAGTGGGGGTAGGGGGTAGAGACCCCGCCTCTCGATGGGAAGAGGGGCAGTGGGGGTAGGGGGTAGAGACCCCACGTCTCGATGGTAAGAGGGGCAGTGTGGATAGGGGGTACAGACCCCATGTCTCGATGGGAAGAGGGGCAGTGGGGGTAGGGGGTAGAGACCCCACGTCTCGATGGGAAGAGGGgcggtgggggtagggggtagaGACCCCACGTCTCGATGGGAAGAGGGgcggtgggggtagggggtagaGACCCCACGTCTCGATGGGAAGAGGGgcggtgggggtagggggtagaGACCCCACGTCTCGATGGGAAGAGGGgcggtgggggtagggggtagaGACCCCACGTCTCGATGGGAAGAGGGgcggtgggggtagggggtagaGACCCCACGTCTCGATGGGAAGAGGGTCAGTGTGGGTAGGGGTACAGACCCCACGTCTTGATGGGAAGAGGGGCAGTGGGGGTAGGGGGTAGAGACCCCGCCTCTCGATGGGAAGAGGGGCAAGGACTTGGGGCCATGTTATCATTTTTAGAggtgaggtctcgctatgttgcccaggctgaatttgtttttgtttgtttttgagatgcagtctcactctgtcacccaggctagagtgccgtggtgcgatctcgactcactgcaacatctgcctcctgggttcaagcaattctcttgcctcagcctcctgtgtagctgggattacaggtgtgtgcccccacgcccagctagctttttgtatttttagtagagatggggtttcaccatgttgcccaggctggtctcgaactcctgaccttaggtgatctgcctgccttggcctcccaaagtgctgggattacaggcatgagccaccgcgcctggcttcgCACACCTTTTTCCTTTGTGTCCGGGGGGCGAGAGGGACCAGCTGTGGACACTAGGATGGGTGTCGGGATTCAAAGACCCCCAAGTAACCTGGAGCTCCCCTAAAAGCCACCACAAGCTTCACAGCTGGGTCCTTGCTGGACCGAGCCCTGCAAGGGATGGAagcactgttttaaaaaattggggtAAAgtccacataacataaaattaaccgttTTTACAGACCACTTTATTGAGGTAGAACAGATGTCTGAGAACCGCACGTATTTAAAGTGGATGATTGGCTGAATCATTTTCAGGTGCACAGCTTAGGGGCGTTTAGACATTCACGGTGTTGCGTAACCACCACctccatctagttgcaggaagtTTTCAGGCCTCCAGGCCGAATCCCCGTCCCTGTGAGGCAGTGGCTCCCCACTCCTCGCCCCCACAGCCCCGGGAAGCTCTGCTCCCTCTGTCTCCGTGGATTTGTTCACTCCTGACATGTCGTGGAAAAGGAATCACACCACGTGTGTCCTCTTGTAACCGGCCTCTTCcacttagcgtaatgttttcATGgcccagaatttcctttcttttctggctGAGTAATATCCCACTGTATGGATGGACCACACGCTGTCACCACATTGCTCTGTGGATGGACATTTGCAGGGgcattgtgaacaatgctgccaGGAACATGTGTGTGCAGGATTTTGCTGGAAtgcctgttttcagttctttggggaaagcacttttcattttttaatgagaaaccACTGGTCAGCGTAGGGGATGGCTATGAAGGGGGATGCCTCTGCcttgtttaaaagagaaagaggaacagAATCCTCCCCACACCCCCCGGCGCACTTTTTTGAGGAAAGACTAGAACCTTTTGCAAAATCTCCAAAGGAATCAGTTTTGTGTGGCTGGATGTGCCGGAAGGAACCAATGATTCCCGTCCATCTTCCAACCCAATGGGGCAGGGCCTCAGCTGGGTGTGGACAGAGGCTGCCCATGGCTCCTGTTGGCCCCTGGGTGACCCCAGGCCCCTCTATGGGGAGTCGTGGGGATAAAGCATCCGTGAGCTTAGAGGCCCTgcaagggcctcttcaaggaccCTTCTTCTGGAAGCAGAAGGCCCTCCGTGGGGAGGGGTCACTGTCATCCCAGAATCCGGCTGGACCCTGTGGGCCGGAGGTGGCCACGCCGGGTGGCCCTGTGGCCTGTCCCCTAAGAGAGGCAGTGAAGCCTGGTGTGCAACGCAGGGGCCTCTCGGATCAGGCAGGCAGTCCCGGTGCAGTGTGGGAGCCGGGCCGCAGACCTCCCGACCTGCGTGGGGTTGGAGGCTGCCGGGCAGCTCTAGCGGGGGTTCTGGGGAACCAGCCACCTCGCCAGCGACTGCACCACCAGGTCTGTGCCAGTGGTTTCATGTATTTAGGTCCCTGTGCTGTAGAGTGAATTGTGTCCCCGGGTTCAGACCTTGGCTCCCAGACCCCGTGTGgctatttggagacagggcctttggaGGTGATGAAGGAAGTGAGGTTGTAAGGGTGGGCCCCGATCTGACAGCATTAATGACCCTCTCAGAAGAGGAGGGGAGGCCAGAGCTCTCCCCCTGCGCATCCCGGGAAAGGCTGCGTGAGGACGCAGTGGGGCAGCCGTGAGTCTGCAATCGTGGGTCTCACCAGACCTGGAACCAGCTGGCCCCTTCATCTAGGACCTCCCGGCCTCCAGAACGGTCAGAACTGAATGTTTAAGGCCCTGGTCTGTGGCGTTTTGTTGTGGCAGTCTGCGCTGACTGAGAAAGAATCTTCCAGAAAGAACCTCGGGCAGCTGAGTCAGTCAAattacctcagtttccccacagcCGAGAAGGACCCCACCCCACCATTCAGAGCTGCTTTTAGCATCTGACAGTTTGGGCCCCGCGGATATTCCTGCATTACTTCGGATCTGAACACCAGGTGTATTACGTGTTTTCATCTTGGTGCCTGGGTTTTCCGGCGTCCACCTGGCTCCTTCTTGCAGAAATGCCGGCTCCGCCCGCTGGGTGCCAGGGTCCCTCCACCGAACGCGCTGGGCGCAGGGCCGCGAGCGTCCAGCAGGGGGCGAGCGCGCGCTTCCCGGAGCGGCGCGGAGCCGGCGGGTCAGGCTGAGACGCGCGGAGAATCAGCCGCAAACCCCTCACCCGGCCCGGCCCGGGAGGCTGCGCTGGGCTCGCGAAGGCCTGGAAGCTTccccgttctttttttttttttttttttttttaattttattattattatactttaagttttagggtacatgtgtacaatgtgcaggtttgttacatatgtatacatgtgccatgttggtgtgctgcacccattaactcgtcatttagcattaggtatatctcctaatgctatccctcccctctccccccaccccacaacagtccccggagtgtgatgttccccttcctgttccatgtgttctcattgttcaattcccaccaatgagtgagaacatctgCGCTGACCTATGGCTTCTTTTTGGAAAAAAGTGCGttcagaggccaggcgcggtgcctcacgcctgtaatcccagcactttgggaggccgaggtgggtgcatcacttgaggtcaggagttcgagaccatcctggccaacatgatgaaaacccgtctctactaaaaatacaaaaattagtcgggcgtggtggcgggcacctgtaatcccagctactcgagaggatgaggcaggagactcgcctgaacccaggaggcagaggttgcagtgagctgagattgtgccattgcactccagcctgggggacagagcaagactccatctcaaaaaaaaaaaaaaaaaagttctgtcaggccagacgcggtggctcacacctgtaatcccagcgctttgggaggccaaggagggagggtcacttgtgtccaggagtttgagaccagcctgggcaacatagtgagatccacatctcaataaataaataaaataaataaataaataaataggcaagccgggtgtgatggcgaagacctgtagtcccagctacttgggaggctgaggtgggaagatcacccgagcttgggaagtggaggctgcagtgagctgtgagtgtgccactgcaccccagtctgggtgacagaatgtgaccctgtcaaaaaaaaaaagtgctttcacagttttcttatttttatcgaTCCACCCTGTGTGGGAGGGGTATTGCCACCCGTGAGCGCTGGAAATGGGGCTGGTCTGCCCTGGGATGTGGTGTTCTGGTATAAAGACCAGGTCctattttgaagacttagtagaaaaacaaatgcaaaaaaatctcattaataattctttatatttgagTATATTGggtttaacaaaaatatattaccaGGATGAATTtccgctgcttttttttttttttttttttgcctccttaAATGTGGCTGAGCTGTGTTTCCGCTGGACAGCCCCAGGCCCTGGAACGCAGATTCGCAGAGGTGGTGTTTCATCGCCTGGTGGAGCTGAGAGGGTTTCCTGGATCGTGCCGGGAGGGCTCAGCACTCGTTGGCGTTTCCCGTTGGTGCTCCCAGGGCTCAGCTGGCTTGGGGTCCCACAGTGTTTCCCTGATTCCCTGACTCCCACCTGACCTCCCACATGGGTGCCTCGGGAAGGAAGGAACGCACCAACCCCTGGTGACCAGAGGCCGACTCCGGAACTGCTCCTTGAACTCGGCGACCCGGGCAGCCCCAGAGGCCGACTCTGGAACTGCTCCTTGAAATCGGTGCACCGGGCAGCCCCTCCTCCAGGTTTCAGTTTGGTTTTCAGGTGGGGGTCACCAGGGCCGTCTGTCCATGGAGGCCACAGGTGGCTGCAGGCAGGGCCTGCCGCAGCTGCAGCCCGGGCTGTGGTGCACCCAGTGAGCTTGGCTCTGGACTTACAAGGTGCCTGAGGTTCGCCCTGCCCTGGGTAGGCTTTCAGTCTAGCGGAAGACCTAGGTGAGGAACAGAGAgaaattaataatgataataagaataattttagCTAAAATCTGTTGCCCACCTAAGATGCGCCAGACCTGGGCTCAGCCTTCACCACATCATCCCTTTCAGTCCTCAGTCA
This genomic window from Pan paniscus chromosome 11, NHGRI_mPanPan1-v2.0_pri, whole genome shotgun sequence contains:
- the LOC117981612 gene encoding uncharacterized protein LOC117981612; the protein is MPAPRVLVLQPSPVHPHVRVPIHPLTTPTFMEKVQLLHQRLRQARTGELITRGDEDTDTQRNDLVRTQEEDSIRKPRSSARLKAYPGQGEPQAPCKSRAKLTGCTTARAAAAAGPACSHLWPPWTDGPGDPHLKTKLKPGGGAARCTDFKEQFQSRPLGLPGSPSSRSSSGVGLWSPGVGAFLPSRGTHVGGQVGVRESGKHCGTPSQLSPGSTNGKRQRVLSPPGTIQETLSAPPGDETPPLRICVPGPGAVQRKHSSATFKEAKKKKKKSSGNSSW